TTGGGGTAAAACCTATGAAAAATCAGAACTTTTAAAATACTTTAAAAATGTTAGTATTGTTGAAGATGGATTTATTCGCTCAATTGGGCTAGGTTCTAATTACGCCACACCCTACTCGCTTGTAGTTGATGATATAGGGATTTATTTTGACCCAAATACCCCAAGTAGATTAGAATATATCCTAAAAAATACCAATTTTAGCGATGAGTTAATACAAGAAGCAAAAGAGATTAGAAAACTAATCTTGGATAATTCATTTTCTAAATATAATTGTTTAAAGCATAAAGAACTACCAAAAAGGGAGCAAAAAACAATACTAATTCCAGCACAAGTAGAAGATGATGCATCTATCAAATGTGGTGGTTTAGGATATGACACTTTAAAACTCATAAAGCAAGTTAGAGCTGAAAATCTAAAAGCTTATATAATCTACAAAGTTCACCCAGATGTAGTAGCCGGTAATCGCAAAGGACTTAAGGATGAGAAAATTATTCTTAAATACTGTGATGAAATTATAACTAATATTAGCATTGATAGTTGTATAAAAGCCTGTGATGAGGTTCATACTATCACATCAACAGCAGGCTATGATGCACTCATCCGAGATAAGGTAGTAGTAACATACGGAGCTCCATTTTATGCCGGCTGGGGTCTAACCATTGATAAAAACATAACTCCAGAAATCCTATCTCACCGCGGAAGACAACTAAATACTAACGAACTAATAGCCGGAGTTATGGTTTTATATCCTAGGTATTTAAACATAAACCATAACATACTTACTTACTACAAAACAACGATAAAAAAACTTATTTGTAAAAAAGTATTCGCAAAATAGATATATAACAATATTTATTGTAAAATTTCTATTAAACAACCATAATCTACATAAAATAAATATTAAAAAATATAAAAAAACTAATACTTATGATAATATACATTTGATATAATTATCAATATAATTACTATTATAATATTAAATTATATTCAGAAAAAAATATATCAAAAAAAATATTAATAACATAGATTGTATTATATATAACTCGGTTTTATATAAAACATTTTTACATAACTTAAGATAGTATATTATTAATTTACTAAAAAAAGATAAAGTTGAAAGTGATTAATTTGATTATTTTTATTATAAAGAGAATATATGAACACTGACGAAAATAATAAAATTGGTATTGTTATTCCTATTTTTAATGTTGAATATTACTTAGAATGCTGTATAAAATCAGTTATTAATCAAACTTTTAGTAACTATGAATTATTACTAATAAATGATGGTAGCAATGATAAGTCATTTGAAATTGCTAAATACTATGTATCAAAATATACAAATATAAAATTGATCAATAAAGATAATAAAGGAGTATCTCACACAAGAAATATTGGTATAGAGTATTATCTTAATAATAAAATTTTATATCAAAATACTATAATAGAAAATAATATGTGTAAAACAAATATTACATACAAAAATGAACCTATGGTATTATATTCTTCCGTCAATACTAATAAATATCCAGAAAACATAAATTACATAATATTTTTGGATTCTGATGATTTTTGGGAAAAAAATATATTAGAAAGATGTATAAAAAATATCAATAATAATGATTTAGTATGGTATGATTATAATGTAGATTATACAGAATTTAAACCAGAAATAAATTATCAAACAATATTTCAATTTTATAATATCAATAAAACAATTACCTTAACAAAAAATGAAATAGTAGAGTTATTAATTCAAACAAAAAATATATTATTTTGGTTTGGTTGGCATGGGATGATAAAACTAGAATTATTCAAAGATACAAATCTACGCTTTATAGAAGGAATTATACATGAAGATCATTATTTTGGTTTAGTACTATTCTCTAAGATTAATAGTGTTGTGATTTTATATGAGAAATTATATAATTATAGAGTTAGAATAAATAGCGTATGTAATCATTCTAAAACACCTAAACTACAAAATATATTACCTAAAAAATTATTAAAAATAATAGATTATTTTGATAATGATATTAATGAAATATACAATTATTATAAAACCTATAGTTATTGTGTAACTTACAAAAAACTGAAAGAATATTTTAATAAACATAATTATATACTTAAAAACAGATATCTGCCTTCATACTACAATATTGCGATTAATTTATTTAATCACAACAATGATCCATTGATAGGATATAATTGTTTTGATTTTAATGATATTAAAATAAAACTTAATAATATAAATAAGTTATTAAATAATAAAGAACAAATCATAAATAATAATAAGTTAAATTATTCAAATTTAGAAAAAAAATATGAAAATGAAATTATAAAAAATAATGTATTACAAGAAGAAAATAATTATTTAAACATCAACATAAATTCACTAAATAAAACTATACAACAAAAAAATGCTGAAATTTTATTTATAAAAAAATATGGAACAGTAAGAAATAAAATCAAATCGCATTTAGCCTATATGGTAGGAAAAACTTTAATTAAAAATTCAAATAATATTTTTGATTTAGCGTTAATGCCTATAAAATTATTAGTCATATATCTTACATATATACAAATAAAAAAAATAAATAAAAATAATAATTTACCGATTAGTAAATATCCTAATGCTTATAAAATAGAAAAAATTAAAAATACTTTTACATACAATATTGGTTTGTATTACATTAATCTGACTAAAAAATATACTTTTGTAGGTGCTTTATTTTTATTCCCATTTTTAATTAATAAATTTAAAAAATCACATTATGGTACTAATTAAATGCTGCTTAGTGTTATAATCCCAACATATAATTCTCAAAAATTTCTAAAAACATGTATAAAATGTTTAAAACAACAGCTTACGAGAGATATTGAATTTATATTTATAAATGATGGTTCAACAGATAATTCCTTAAAAATAATTGAATACAATATTAAAAATGACAATAGGTTTAAAATATATAGTAAGAAAAATACAGGGTATGGTGATAGTTGTAATTATGGGATAAGTATATCTAAAGGAAAATACATTGCTATTTTTGAACCTGATGATTATATACCAAAAGACTTTTACAGCGAATTAATAAATAATATTGATGGTGAATTAGATATTATTAAATATAACGGCATTTACAAAGTGCAAAACAATCAAAAAAGTAGACTTTTTAATTATTATAATCACCCTAAAAATAACTTTTATTTTAGAAATTATAAAAAAATATTATATAGTCATCCTAGTATCACAAATGGTATTTACAAAAGAGATTTTATACAACGACATAAAATTAAATTTTGTACAGGTTCAGGTGCTTCTTATCAAGATGAGCAATTTAGAATATCTATATTTTACACAAATCCACTTACAAAAATAATTGATAAATGTAAATATGAATACATAATACATGGTGACAATTCTATAAATTATAAAGGTAAAAAATTAAATATACAAGCAATAGAAAAAAATTGGCAAGAACAACTTGCTTGGGTTACTAATCAAAAATTTGACGTATATTTTAATTATGTATATGCCTATAGACAAATGTTAAATATATATAAAAAAACAAAAAATTATCAAATAGTTAAATCATTTTTCAAAATACATAATAAAATGGTTTATCCTAATTATTTTTATTATTTAAATGTAAATACTTTTGATTTATTTAAATACTATATTAATCTAATAAAAAATAAAATTAAGGATTTTAAATGAATACAATATACTTAATTGGAGCTGGACTTTTTAATATTATCTGTAGTAGAATTTTAGCAAAGAATGGATATAAATGCATTATATTAGAAAAAAGAAAGCATATAGGAGGTAATTGTTATGATGAAATTTACCCAAATACTAAAATACTAAATCATGTGTATGGACCACATATTATTCATTCAGACAATTATGATTTTATAAAATGGTTATCAGATTTTGATAAATTAGACTTTTTCCACCATGAAGTAAAAACTAAATATAAGAATAAATTGTATTCTATGCCAATCAACCTATCTACAATTAATGATTTTTTTGATACTAACTTAAATCCAAATGAAGTGAAAAAATTTTTACAAGATTTATCTAAAAAATATTATAAAGATAGCTACAATAATATGGAAGAAAAATGTTTGTCTTTAATAGGTATGGAATTATATGAAGCATTTTTTAAAACTTATACATATAAACAATGGAATAAATACCCTATTCAATTACCAAGCGAAACAATTAGTAGAATCCCAATCAGAACTAACTATCAAACAAGTTATTATAAAAAGAAATACTCATTTATACCTCATAATGGGTATACTGAGTTGTTTAAAAAAATACTTAAGCATGAAAATATAAGTATTGAGTTAAATAAAAATATTAAATTAAAAGATATAAAAAATTTAATAGTAAAAGGAAAAGTTATTTATACTGGAGCTATTGATGAATTATTTGAATATGAATTTGGAGAATTAGAATACAGAAGTTTGTATTTTGAAGTTGAAAAATTAGATATAAATGATTTTCAAGGAATTTCAGTAATTAATTACCCAGAGTTAGAATATAATTATACTAGAATTACAGAAGCTAAACATTTTTACCCTCATAAAAATCTTGGTGAAAATACAATAATTTCTAAAGAATATTCTACAGATTTTAAATTAAACTCTAAGCTAGATAGATATTATCCCATTAATACTAATACCAACAATAATTTATATGCAAAATATCTAGATAAATCTAAAAAATACGATAATTTGTATATAGAGGGAAGACTTGGAAAGTATATTTATACCGATATGGAAAATACTTTTAATAATGCAATTTTATTTTTAGAAAGAGAATTTAAATGTCAGTTAGCATAATTGTGCCTTGTTATAATGTAGAAAAATATTTAGATAGAAGTATTAATTCTTTAATAAAACAAACACTAGAAGATATTGAGATTATTTGTATTAACGATGGTTCTACAGATAATACATATGAAAAATTATTATCTTTTAAAAATATAAGCGATAAAATTTATGTCTATAATAAAACAAACGGTGGATATGGAAGTACTGTCAATTTAGGTATAACAAAAGCTACAAAAGATTATATAGCAATATTTGAACCAGATGATGAAGTTGGTGATGATTATTATGAATTACTTTATTTAGAGGCTAGTGTTGAAGAAAAAGATGTAGTAATGTATGGCACATATATAGAAAGACATGAAGGATTTAAAGATCAAGTAATTTATAGATTTGAAAATGTAGGAGTAAATGATGAAGATTTTATATTTCAAGATAAACAAATAGCTAGATTTTTATCGCTAGGTAATGTAGGTATTACTTTTGGCATATATTCAAAAAAATTAATAACTGAAAATAATATAACACTAAATACTAAAGCAAAATCATATGAAGATGTGGAATTTATGTATGATATTTATCAATGTGCTAAAAATATAGGGATTTTACCAAGCGGAAGTTATTATTATTATAGAGATATTCCAACTCAATCAGTAGGGATAAATGGAAAATTTGAAAGAATTATTATAATAGTAAAAAGTATATATAAAAAACTTCAATATAAAGATAAATATAAAGAAAACATACTTGGATACCTATTAACACATTTAATAGTTAACTACAATAGAAGTAATAATACCCAGATAAAATATAAGATAGAAAAATTAATAATTTTCATAATTAATAATAATGATAAAATAACAATATCTAAAAGCATATTTCAACAACTAAAAAATAAATTACTTATTGATAATTCAAATATATTAAAATTCAAAATTATTGAAGATAAAATCAATATTGATAATAATATTAGAAATTTTATTAATATTAATAACTCTACAAGCTTAAGTATTTATCTATCCAAATTAAATTTTTTATTAAATTTGATAAATGAAGAAAATTTTCAACAAAATTCTAATTTACTTATAAATACCTTTATAAGTGCTTTAAACAATTTAAATACAGAAAAACAAGTTAAAGATTTTTTAAAAATTATTTGTAAAAATACAAATATCAAAAATCTAATTAATTACCATCCTAATATTAGGAATATTATATTGTTTAATATGAGAAAATACAATATAATTAACAATTTGCATTTTTATTTAAAAAATAAATATTTTTACAATTCAGACTATTATTTAGGTTTAGAAAATTTTAAAGAACTTAATGAAATACCACATTATTATCACATGTTTAATGTTATAAATAGCATTAAAATTAATAATATAGAATTTGAACAATTTATAAGAAATAAGACTATTGCCATTGTAGGTAATAGTCCGACTATTATGAATGAAAATAAAGGGAATGAAATAGATAATCATGATATAGTTGTTAGATTTAATAATTATCCTGTAGATTATTCTTTGCAAAGACACACAGGAAGCAAAACTGATATATGGGCAATATCACCTGCATTAGAAAGTATTTTTTATAAAGAAAATACAAATAATATTAAATATATATTTATACCATTAACACACACTACTACTATCACTAAATTAAATTTAATCACTAATTTAAATGATTCTGGTTTAAAAATAGTTAGATATAGTGCACAAAAATATTTAAATATTTTCAATATGCAAATAATGTCTTTAGGTTTAATTATGATATTATTTTTTTTAGAAAGAAAAAATCAAATTTCAAAAATTAATTTATATGGCTTCTCACTAGAAGAACAAGAGCAAGGAATTAAACACTATTTTAAAGGTGATATTAGCAGTGGTAAAATTTTAAAATTCCACAAATGGAAAAAAGAATGGAAAATATTCAATTCAATTAAAAAACAAATCAAGGAAAAAAATGCCTAGACATTATATACATTTTCATCAAGGGTACGATATAAATAAAGGTGGCACTATAGGGTATAATTCAATACTCCTAGATTCTTTTAGATGTTATAATAAAAATTTTAAAACAAATAATGGTATAGAATGTGCATTTATATATCCAAATATTAAACCAACAGAGAGATTAAATAACGAACTTTTAAGAGATATTATAGACCTAAGGTTTCAATATACTCAAGAGTATAAAAATGAAAAAATAAACAATAATTTAATAAAAATAAGAAAAAATTGGTTTAAGGAAATACTGCCATTAGAATTATATTCTAAAATAAATACACATGAAATAAGTTCAATACATATACATGGGGCATATAATTTTTTACCAATATATAACTCATTGGCTAAAATGGGTGTTGATTCAAAAGTTCTTAAAATTTTAACAACCCATAATCCTTTTAAGCCCGAAGTTGAAGATTTAGAGTTATCAAATCAAAATAATACTTTAAACCAAAATATGATTGATATGCTAAGTTTTTTCTTTAAAGAACGTGATTATTGGGCTTTTAGATTAGCTGATACTCTGATTTTTCCTTCTGAATATAGCATAGAAGGATATTATGAAACTTGGCCTGAATTTAAGGATATTATTAAAAATAAAAAAATTTTCTTTACCACTACAGGAACAAAAGAAAAGAAATCAAATACTACAAAAAAAATAAAACGCAAAGAATTAAATATCCCAAATAACGCAAAAGTATTTTTATATTTAGGTAGATTTATAAAAATTAGAGGATATGATCTACTTATTGAAGCCGCTAAGCATATATTAAAAAAAGAAGATAATATATATTTTGTTGTAGTTGGTGAAAATAGAGAAAAAGTAATGAATCATAAAAATTGGATACAAATACCTTTTACAGATTCTCCTGGAGACTTTATAAATATGGCAGATGCTTGTTTATGCCCGAATAGAGGGAGTTTATTTGACTTAAGTATGATTGAAATATTATCTTTAGCAAAACCTATAATATGTGCAAAAGTTGGGGGATATAAATTTCTAGAAAATAAAACTTCTGGAGTAATTTATTTTGAAAAGGAAAATATTTTTGATTTTATAAATGCAATAGAAAAATTTTTAACTTTAA
This is a stretch of genomic DNA from Campylobacter sp. MG1. It encodes these proteins:
- a CDS encoding glycosyltransferase family 2 protein, which gives rise to MNTDENNKIGIVIPIFNVEYYLECCIKSVINQTFSNYELLLINDGSNDKSFEIAKYYVSKYTNIKLINKDNKGVSHTRNIGIEYYLNNKILYQNTIIENNMCKTNITYKNEPMVLYSSVNTNKYPENINYIIFLDSDDFWEKNILERCIKNINNNDLVWYDYNVDYTEFKPEINYQTIFQFYNINKTITLTKNEIVELLIQTKNILFWFGWHGMIKLELFKDTNLRFIEGIIHEDHYFGLVLFSKINSVVILYEKLYNYRVRINSVCNHSKTPKLQNILPKKLLKIIDYFDNDINEIYNYYKTYSYCVTYKKLKEYFNKHNYILKNRYLPSYYNIAINLFNHNNDPLIGYNCFDFNDIKIKLNNINKLLNNKEQIINNNKLNYSNLEKKYENEIIKNNVLQEENNYLNININSLNKTIQQKNAEILFIKKYGTVRNKIKSHLAYMVGKTLIKNSNNIFDLALMPIKLLVIYLTYIQIKKINKNNNLPISKYPNAYKIEKIKNTFTYNIGLYYINLTKKYTFVGALFLFPFLINKFKKSHYGTN
- a CDS encoding glycosyltransferase family 2 protein; amino-acid sequence: MLLSVIIPTYNSQKFLKTCIKCLKQQLTRDIEFIFINDGSTDNSLKIIEYNIKNDNRFKIYSKKNTGYGDSCNYGISISKGKYIAIFEPDDYIPKDFYSELINNIDGELDIIKYNGIYKVQNNQKSRLFNYYNHPKNNFYFRNYKKILYSHPSITNGIYKRDFIQRHKIKFCTGSGASYQDEQFRISIFYTNPLTKIIDKCKYEYIIHGDNSINYKGKKLNIQAIEKNWQEQLAWVTNQKFDVYFNYVYAYRQMLNIYKKTKNYQIVKSFFKIHNKMVYPNYFYYLNVNTFDLFKYYINLIKNKIKDFK
- the glf gene encoding UDP-galactopyranose mutase — encoded protein: MNTIYLIGAGLFNIICSRILAKNGYKCIILEKRKHIGGNCYDEIYPNTKILNHVYGPHIIHSDNYDFIKWLSDFDKLDFFHHEVKTKYKNKLYSMPINLSTINDFFDTNLNPNEVKKFLQDLSKKYYKDSYNNMEEKCLSLIGMELYEAFFKTYTYKQWNKYPIQLPSETISRIPIRTNYQTSYYKKKYSFIPHNGYTELFKKILKHENISIELNKNIKLKDIKNLIVKGKVIYTGAIDELFEYEFGELEYRSLYFEVEKLDINDFQGISVINYPELEYNYTRITEAKHFYPHKNLGENTIISKEYSTDFKLNSKLDRYYPINTNTNNNLYAKYLDKSKKYDNLYIEGRLGKYIYTDMENTFNNAILFLEREFKCQLA
- a CDS encoding glycosyltransferase family 29 protein encodes the protein MSVSIIVPCYNVEKYLDRSINSLIKQTLEDIEIICINDGSTDNTYEKLLSFKNISDKIYVYNKTNGGYGSTVNLGITKATKDYIAIFEPDDEVGDDYYELLYLEASVEEKDVVMYGTYIERHEGFKDQVIYRFENVGVNDEDFIFQDKQIARFLSLGNVGITFGIYSKKLITENNITLNTKAKSYEDVEFMYDIYQCAKNIGILPSGSYYYYRDIPTQSVGINGKFERIIIIVKSIYKKLQYKDKYKENILGYLLTHLIVNYNRSNNTQIKYKIEKLIIFIINNNDKITISKSIFQQLKNKLLIDNSNILKFKIIEDKINIDNNIRNFININNSTSLSIYLSKLNFLLNLINEENFQQNSNLLINTFISALNNLNTEKQVKDFLKIICKNTNIKNLINYHPNIRNIILFNMRKYNIINNLHFYLKNKYFYNSDYYLGLENFKELNEIPHYYHMFNVINSIKINNIEFEQFIRNKTIAIVGNSPTIMNENKGNEIDNHDIVVRFNNYPVDYSLQRHTGSKTDIWAISPALESIFYKENTNNIKYIFIPLTHTTTITKLNLITNLNDSGLKIVRYSAQKYLNIFNMQIMSLGLIMILFFLERKNQISKINLYGFSLEEQEQGIKHYFKGDISSGKILKFHKWKKEWKIFNSIKKQIKEKNA
- a CDS encoding glycosyltransferase family 4 protein, coding for MPRHYIHFHQGYDINKGGTIGYNSILLDSFRCYNKNFKTNNGIECAFIYPNIKPTERLNNELLRDIIDLRFQYTQEYKNEKINNNLIKIRKNWFKEILPLELYSKINTHEISSIHIHGAYNFLPIYNSLAKMGVDSKVLKILTTHNPFKPEVEDLELSNQNNTLNQNMIDMLSFFFKERDYWAFRLADTLIFPSEYSIEGYYETWPEFKDIIKNKKIFFTTTGTKEKKSNTTKKIKRKELNIPNNAKVFLYLGRFIKIRGYDLLIEAAKHILKKEDNIYFVVVGENREKVMNHKNWIQIPFTDSPGDFINMADACLCPNRGSLFDLSMIEILSLAKPIICAKVGGYKFLENKTSGVIYFEKENIFDFINAIEKFLTLNQINIDKMGQENRKLYDTELNLENFQRNYCNTIDEIYDYFKISSNNYSFADKTHLFPLEKEVKNIPIIKKEQKTPIIDSVVQKVNNVIPVENQKIKNRKIRKLVYSPNLFFRDMLINIKNNKKLKKLKHNPKRFFKDFAINLINKIFR